One genomic region from Oncorhynchus gorbuscha isolate QuinsamMale2020 ecotype Even-year linkage group LG13, OgorEven_v1.0, whole genome shotgun sequence encodes:
- the LOC123993311 gene encoding mitochondrial nicotinamide adenine dinucleotide transporter SLC25A51-like: MAITTMDPESACTSQPQGSLGKGGGSLLSGRGLGAALGPRGKHYVCGSIAAFTNIVVTFPIQKVLFRQQLHGVLAREAVRQLQRDGMRNLYRGLLPPLLQKTTTVAIMFGLYEDFSRVLLDQVPSGSGIPELVTRSFAAALAGTAEAVLTPFERVQTLLQDHRHHGRFQNTAHTFRTLLSEYGVKECYRGLVPVLIRNGPSNVLFFGFRGPIKEQLPEASSRAGHLINDFVCGGMLGAALGIMFYPLNVVKSRAQSQVGGAFRPCGEVLMTVWRERGGSVAMLFRGAHLNYHRSLLSWGIINATYELLLSVLILKGS, translated from the coding sequence ATGGCTATTACCACCATGGACCCAGAGTCAGCCTGCACGTCACAGCCCCAGGGATCCCTGGGTAAAGGAGGGGGCTCCCTGCTATCTGGCAGGGGTTTGGGCGCAGCGCTCGGCCCCCGGGGGAAGCACTACGTTTGTGGCTCCATAGCTGCCTTCACCAACATCGTGGTGACCTTCCCCATCCAGAAGGTTCTGTTCAGACAACAGCTTCACGGTGTGCTGGCCAGAGAGGCCGTCAGACAACTCCAACGGGACGGGATGAGGAACCTCTACAGGGGGctgctccctcctcttctccagaaGACCACCACTGTAGCCATCATGTTCGGCTTGTACGAGGACTTCTCCCGGGTCTTATTGGACCAGGTGCCCAGCGGCAGCGGCATTCCCGAGCTGGTGACGCGGAGCTTTGCGGCGGCGCTGGCGGGCACGGCAGAGGCTGTGCTGACGCCGTTTGAGCGTGTGCAGACTCTCCTCCAGGACCACCGGCACCACGGCCGCTTCCAAAACACGGCCCACACCTTCCGGACGCTCCTGAGTGAGTACGGTGTGAAGGAGTGCTACCGCGGCCTGGTGCCGGTCTTAATAAGGAACGGGCCCAGTAATGTGCTGTTCTTCGGGTTCCGTGGGCCCATCAAGGAGCAGCTCCCTGAGGCCTCCAGCCGGGCTGGCCACCTGATCAATGACTTTGTGTGTGGAGGGATGCTGGGGGCCGCGCTGGGGATCATGTTCTACCCGCTGAATGTGGTGAAGTCGCGGGCCCAGTCCCAGGTGGGGGGTGCTTTCCGCCCCTGTGGGGAGGTGTTGATGAcggtgtggagggagaggggtggcagCGTGGCCATGCTGTTCCGAGGGGCACACCTCAACTACCACCGCTCCCTTCTCTCCTGGGGCATCATCAACGCAACATACGAGCTTCTGCTCAGTGTTCTGATACTGAAAGGGTCATAG
- the tlr1 gene encoding toll-like receptor 1, with the protein MRAVAVTLWAVAALLGVHQSTPSSSEIHTIIVNLSSKNISAVPRNLPPCTEALDLSQNNIHKLGHEDFQVTTHLRFLNLSWNVLEDIDPETFHPTPLLESLDLSHNQLQNLSDQRYLLLALNLRDLDLTFNMFHTMTLGVEFHSLMKLERLGLGAKIIRVEDFINITDVHLQTLTLRLEYLTAYESGSLSDVQAEKVSIGLTNKPTDRNLIADALLMFNEVELMGMNFNGMVASYLVELVKERRAVNTTHLYLTNMAITWKHLTNTINAVFESPIIHLSTSDVAIHIPPVKDTPGRNTSHTKSFSARRAGVVSFFFSLEVLCNFFINMPVERLAMTETSIIHMTCPKLPSGILQLDFSDCALADTVFSRVEQQITVECTTLNKVNILVLRGNNLRSLQTLSKRVQNMISLRHLDLSLNSLVYSGQECHWPPNIVHLNLSSNGLSESVFSCLPNGTVSLDLQNNQISTVPETLLALDSLLALDLSANRLRDLPVCAGFPHLKYLLLRENSLHAPSVRVLETCPVLQVLDASRNPFTCTCGLRGFSDLGAGTGLGSGHPAIQLLHWPGAYRCSYPEAWRNSTLEGFQIPEISCNVGLLATAILCPAVAVIIVMMTLCHHLDIPWYLGMIWQWTRAKHRARTQQVRPEELEGVVFHAFVSYSQHDADWVKDQLLPNLEGSGGGLHICRHERDFVPGKTIVENIIQCVERSRRCVFVLSRHFVRSEWCHYELYFASHQRLTRGSDSVILVLLEPLPQYMIPSKYYQLKAMMGRHTYLEWPQDRGKHRLFWANLRAALQADLPTAPVRDDMDE; encoded by the coding sequence ATGAGGGCTGTGGCAGTCACCCTCTGGGCCGTGGCTGCGTTATTGGGAGTCCATCAGAGCACCCCCTCCTCCTCAGAAATCCATACCATTATTGTCAACCTCTCCTCCAAAAACATATCCGCTGTTCCCAGAAACCTACCTCCGTGCACCGAAGCCCTGGACCTCTCCCAGAACAACATACACAAACTTGGCCATGAGGATTTCCAAGTCACAACTCACCTGAGATTCCTCAACTTGTCTTGGAATGTCTTGGAGGATATCGATCCGGAGACGTTTCATCCCACTCCGCTCCTGGAGAGTCTGGACCTCTCACACAACCAGCTCCAGAACTTATCTGATCAACGGTACTTGCTGTTAGCGCTGAACCTCAGAGACCTAGATCTGACCTTTAACATGTTCCACACCATGACCCTGGGGGTGGAGTTCCACAGCCTGATGAAGCTGGAGAGACTGGGGCTCGGAGCAAAAATCATCAGGGTGGAGGATTTCATCAACATCACTGACGTACACCTGCAAACGTTGACCCTTCGTCTGGAGTATCTCACAGCCTATGAGAGTGGCAGCCTGAGTGACGTCCAGGCGGAGAAGGTCAGCATCGGCCTGACGAACAAACCCACCGATCGAAATCTGATCGCAGACGCCCTGTTGATGTTCAACGAGGTTGAGCTGATGGGTATGAACTTCAATGGCATGGTAGCCAGTTACCTGGTGGAACTTgtgaaggagagaagggcagTCAACACCACACATCTTTACCTGACAAATATGGCCATCACCTGGAAGCACCTGACAAACACCATAAACGCTGTGTTCGAATCCCCCATCATCCACCTGAGCACTTCAGACGTGGCCATCCACATTCCACCTGTGAAGGACACCCCAGGAAGAAACACGTCCCACACTAAATCCTTCTCTGCCAGGCGAGCGGGGGTGGTTAGCTTTTTCTTCTCCCTGGAAGTCCTCTGTAACTTCTTCATCAACATGCCGGTGGAGCGTCTGGCAATGACTGAGACATCCATCATACACATGACCTGCCCCAAGTTGCCCAGTGGGATACTGCAGCTAGACTTCTCAGATTGTGCCTTGGCTGATACGGTCTTCTCCAGAGTAGAACAGCAAATCACTGTAGAGTGTACAACCCTGAATAAAGTAAACATCCTGGTTCTGAGAGGGAACAACCTCAGGTCCCTTCAAACCCTGAGCAAGAGGGTCCAGAACATGATCTCTCTGCGTCACCTGGACCTCAGCCTCAACTCGTTGGTTTACAGCGGCCAGGAATGCCACTGGCCACCGAACATTGTCCACCTGAACCTATCTTCCAATGGGCTGAGTGAGTCGGTATTTAGCTGCCTGCCGAATGGCACTGTCAGCCTGGACCTCCAGAACAACCAGATCTCCACTGTACCAGAGACCCTGCTGGCCCTGGACTCCCTCCTGGCCCTGGACCTGAGTGCCAACCGGCTGAGGGACCTCCCGGTGTGCGCTGGATTCCCACACCTTAAGTATCTCCTTCTCAGGGAAAACTCCCTCCATGCCCCATCTGTGAGAGTTCTGGAGACTTGCCCTGTTCTACAGGTTCTAGATGCCAGCCGAAACCCCTTCACCTGTACGTGTGGCCTGAGGGGCTTCAGCGATCTGGGTGCTGGGACTGGCCTGGGCAGCGGACACCCTGCAATCCAACTTCTCCACTGGCCAGGAGCCTATCGCTGCAGCTATCCCGAAGCCTGGAGGAACTCCACACTGGAGGGCTTCCAGATCCCTGAGATCTCCTGCAATGTCGGCCTGCTGGCAACGGCCATCTTGTGCCCGGCAGTGGCTGTTATCATTGTTATGATGACTCTGTGCCACCACCTGGACATTCCATGGTACCTGGGCATGATCTGGCAGTGGACCCGGGCAAAGCACCGTGCCAGGACCCAGCAGGTCCGACCCGAGGAACTGGAGGGGGTGGTGTTCCACGCCTTTGTGTCCTACAGCCAGCATGATGCAGATTGGGTCAAGGACCAGCTCTTGCCTAATCTGGAAGGCTCCGGCGGGGGCCTCCACATCTGCCGCCATGAGAGGGACTTCGTCCCGGGGAAGACGATCGTGGAGAACATCATCCAATGCGTGGAGAGGAGCCGGCGCTGTGTGTTCGTCCTCTCTCGCCACTTCGTCCGGAGCGAGTGGTGCCACTATGAGCTGTACTTTGCCAGCCACCAGCGGTTGACCCGAGGGTCTGACAGTGTGATCCTGGTGCTCCTGGAGCCTCTGCCTCAGTACATGATCCCCTCCAAGTACTATCAGCTAAAAGCCATGATGGGCAGACACACCTATCTGGAGTGGCCCCAGGACAGGGGCAAGCACAGGCTGTTCTGGGCCAATCTCAGGGCTGCACTGCAGGCTGACCTGCCCACTGCACCTGTACGAGACGACATGgatgagtga
- the klb gene encoding beta-klotho, whose protein sequence is MATYLFSLFLTVMVWRGDFCSLGEGRRQWQHPTTPEPFTQSQSFFHGTFPPGFLWGTGTSAFQTEGAWDCDGKGPSIWDHFTHSAPHQGDGSIADTASDGYNRWEEDIEALGYLGVRSYAFSLSWPRIFPDGVATGRPNRVAVEHYGRLLDRLLERGIEPVVTLFHWDLPQALQEHYGGWRNDTLVGLFDAYAAFCFRTYGGRVRYWITIHNPYLVAVQGYGTGVHAPGETGDATAPFNVAHNLIKAHAKAWHTYDTYFRPTQNGKVSIVLGSHWMEPKRDQATTVNIELCQQSMEAVLGWFANPIFRDGDYPASMRSTHRGLLPEFTPEEKHLVRGTADFFSLSFGPNNLRLGRSLAHYGQTVYPDMRRVLGWVRLEYGDLPVLVAEGGWFSAAAVEREDTDAIYLMKRFINQVLQAMVFDGVRVFGYTAWSLVDGFEWNYGYSVRRGLFYLDFSQVNRTRVPKTTALFYRQVIKDNGFLSDEITGEVKGRFPCDFQWGVADSSLQVNFYPFSPQFTDPHLYSWNLTGDGALRPVQGVNLHIRGAQCTDYLAISGHVSLFKSTGASHYLFALNWSLILAQGDLSNVDTEALRYYRCFLTELRKQGLEAVVTLYYPTNRVPLLGLPGPLHASGGWLNQSTVEAFQRYAALCYRELGPWVSYWITINEPNRLVDAYKIGEEQHLAAHNLLLAHAKAWRLYEREYLSQQGGLVSLALHADWVEPANPFLESHATAAQRFLLFELGRFLDPLLGSREGEGKSGRYPPEVRTYLEERARVMGLPGSPLPHFTAREKEELGGALGFIALNHFTTRLVSPRPQSPQTAPPNPQQPPDHGCLLMSDHTWASSGLEQAVVPWGLRRVLRWVKERYGGALPVVVTASGVDDQAPVNDLLRQHYIRNYLQEALKARQLDGVNLKGFYVWKLQDRHVPEFGLFTSSHHKSRPKASIATYREIIERSGFPGNNVTSSCRIIDRRAVCSICARISENKLLLFFAACLLLTLAMLVGVVIVVVRGKRTRRRRRVGLPVCPIPLGRKCQPWERVSLQSVTDRIRVVRR, encoded by the exons ATGGCAACATACCTTTTCTCGCTCTTCCTGACAGTGATGGTCTGGCGTGGAGATTTCTGTTCCCTGGGGGAGGGCAGGAGGCAGTGGCAGCATCCCACCACCCCAGAGCCCTTCACCCAGAGCCAGTCCTTCTTCCATGGGACCTTCCCCCCAGGGTTCCTCTGGGGTACGGGGACCTCTGCCTTCCAGACCGAGGGGGCCTGGGACTGTGACGGTAAAGGCCCCTCAATCTGGGATCACTTCACCCACTCAGCCCCCCACCAAGGTGATGGAAGTATCGCTGACACGGCCAGTGACGGCTACAACCGCTGGGAGGAGGACATTGAGGCGCTGGGGTACCTCGGGGTGCGCTCCTacgccttctccctctcctggccCCGAATCTTCCCCGACGGTGTTGCCACAGGTCGGCCCAATAGGGTGGCTGTGGAGCACTATGGGAGACTGCTCGACAGGCTCCTGGAGAGGGGAATTGAGCCGGTGGTCACCCTGTTCCATTGGGACCTTCCCCAGGCCCTGCAGGAGCACTATGGGGGGTGGAGGAATGACACCCTGGTGGGTTTGTTTGATGCATACGCTGCCTTCTGTTTTCGAACGTACGGGGGCCGTGTGAGGTACTGGATCACCATACACAACCCCTACCTGGTGGCAGTCCAGGGGTACGGGACAGGGGTGCACGCGCCTGGAGAGACAGGCGACGCCACCGCACCCTTCAATGTGGCCCACAACCTCATCAAG GCGCATGCCAAAGCATGGCACACCTATGACACCTACTTCCGGCCGACTCAGAATGGTAAAGTGTCCATCGTCTTGGGTTCCCATTGGATGGAGCCTAAGAGAGACCAAGCCACAACGGTCAATATTGAACTCTGCCAGCAGTCCATGGAGGCGGTGCTTGGCTGGTTCGCCAATCCCATCTTCAGGGATGGGGACTACCCAGCATCCATGAGATCCACCCACAGGGGGCTTCTGCCTGAGTTCACCCCAGAGGAGAAACACTTGGTGCGGGGAACGGCTGACTTCTTTTCCCTGTCCTTTGGGCCTAACAACCTGCGTCTGGGCCGGAGTCTAGCCCACTATGGGCAGACTGTGTACCCGGACATGAGGCGGGTGCTGGGCTGGGTGAGGCTGGAATATGGGGACCTGCCTGTGCTGGTGGCGGAGGGGGGCTGGTTCTCAGCTGCAGCTGTGGAGAGGGAGGATACAGATGCCATCTACCTGATGAAGAGGTTCATCAACCAGGTGCTGCAAG CGATGGTGTTTGACGGTGTCAGAGTGTTTGGCTACACAGCCTGGTCTCTGGTGGATGGTTTTGAGTGGAACTACGGCTACAGTGTGAGACGAGGCCTGTTCTACCTAGACTTCAGCCAGGTCAACAGAACCAGGGTTCCCAAGACCACTGCTCTGTTCTACAGGCAGGTCATCAAGGACAACGGTTTCCTCAGTGATGAGATCACCGGAGAGGTCAAAGGGCGTTTCCCATGTGACTTCCAATGGGGTGTGGCCGACTCCAGCCTACAG GTCAATTTCTATCCCTTCTCCCCTCAATTCACCGACCCCCACCTGTACAGCTGGAACCTGACAGGGGATGGGGCACTGCGTCCTGTCCAAGGAGTCAACCTCCACATCAGGGGGGCACAGTGCACTGACTACCTGGCCATCAGTGGTCACGTGAGCCTCTTTAAGTCCACAGGGGCATCTCACTACCTCTTCGCCCTCAACTGGTCCCTAATCCTTGCCCAAGGAGATCTGTCTAATGTGGACACAGAGGCcctaag GTACTACCGCTGCTTCCTCACCGAACTCCGCAAGCAGGGCCTGGAGGCTGTGGTCACTCTCTACTACCCTACTAACAGAGTCCCTCTGCTGGGCTTGCCCGGCCCGCTGCATGCCTCTGGCGGCTGGCTGAACCAGAGCACGGTGGAGGCCTTCCAGAGATACGCAGCCCTCTGCTACAGGGAGCTGGGGCCCTGGGTGAGCTACTGGATTACCATCAATGAGCCCAACAGACTAGTGGATGCCTACAAGATCGGGGAGGAGCAGCATCTGGCAGCCCATAATCTCCTCCTGGCCCACGCTAAGGCCTGGAGGCTTTATGAGAGGGAGTATCTCAGCCAACAGGGAGGACTGGTGTCCCTGGCTCTGCACGCAGACTGGGTAGAACCCGCCAACCCCTTCCTGGAGTCACATGCAACAGCCGCTCAGAGATTCCTGTTGTTTGAGCTTGGTCGTTTCCTAGACCCACTActagggagcagagagggggagggtaagAGTGGTAGGTACCCTCCAGAGGTGAGGACGTACTTGGAGGAGAGGGCAAGGGTGATGGGCCTCCCTGGATCCCCACTACCACACTTCACCGCCAGGGAAAAAGAGGAGCTAGGAGGGGCGCTGGGCTTCATTGCACTGAACCACTTCACCACACGTCTCGTGTCACCACGCCCCCAGTCTCCTCAGACTGCCCCACCTAACCCTCAGCAACCTCCAGACCATGGCTGCCTGCTGATGTCTGACCACACCTGGGCCTCTTCTGGTCTGGAGCAGGCAGTGGTCCCCTGGGGCCTCCGGAGGGTGCTGCGCTGGGTGAAGGAGAGGTATGGAGGGGCCCTGCCTGTTGTAGTCACAGCCAGTGGGGTAGATGACCAGGCCCCTGTAAATGATCTGCTCAGGCAGCACTACATCAGGAATTACCTACAGGAGGCCCTCAAAG CTCGCCAGTTGGATGGAGTCAACCTAAAGGGCTTCTACGTCTGGAAGCTGCAGGATCGACACGTCCCTGAGTTCGGCCTCTTCACCTCTTCCCACCACAAGTCCCGACCCAAAGCCTCCATCGCAACCTACAGAGAGATCATCGAGCGCAGCGGTTTCCCTGGCAACAACGTGACATCCTCCTGTAGGATCATTGACCGCAGGGCGGTGTGTTCCATCTGCGCTCGCATCTCAGAGAACAAACTGCTGCTGTTCTTCGCTGCATGTCTCCTCCTTACATTAGCTATGCTGGTGGgggtcgtcatcgtcgtcgtcaggGGGAAgaggactaggaggaggagaagggtgggtTTGCCGGTGTGTCCCATCCCGCTCGGGAGGAAGTGTCAGCCGTGGGAGAGAGTGTCACTACAGAGTGTGACGGATAGGATCCGCGTGGTCCGCCGTTAG